One window from the genome of Epinephelus fuscoguttatus linkage group LG3, E.fuscoguttatus.final_Chr_v1 encodes:
- the poll gene encoding DNA polymerase lambda, which produces MVPSEQGPLAPPTREKMEPRHGIMKAFPKVKRAKVFQEKDAPPVKKKPDECEVTGNTFNGVTVYILPAGIGNARCHIFQRQIQQNGGQTESSLCPTVTHVVVDDNMDSDRALRLLKVDCMPSGVHLVKCMWLSLCISEKQLLDVDSYSLLLPKRESETQHENIKEELLSVKPVVETIVEPLPDQTKQDETIDTTFQDTKEEVQGDEDGVSQNDLEALITGQHPKEQTPGPSLDPGSDAAAQKVVSGRWVCAQSSQSKSNNFNKHITDKLEVLAKAYTHQGDKWRALGYSKAVNALKSYHKPVTSYQEACLIPGIGKRMADKIDEIMESGHLRKLDHIGEAVPVLELFTNIWGAGAKTAQLWYQQGFRTLEDIRTKAHLTSTQKIGLKHYDDFLDRMPREEAAAIEKVLKDVAHAIDPGLVAMACGSYRRGKATCGDVDVLISHPDGKSHKGVFSKVLQILHDSGFLTDDLVSHEENGEQKKYLGVCRLPGPGHRHRRLDIIVVPYNEFACAIMYFTGSAHFNRSMRALAKTKHMSLSEHSLNKDVVRQGSVKVHGGTPLPTLTEKDVFSLIGIPYREPHERDW; this is translated from the exons ATGGTTCCGTCTGAACAGGG GCCACTGGCGCCCCCTACAAGAGAGAAGATGGAGCCTCGTCACGGCATTATGAAAGCTTTTCCCAAAGTTAAAAGAGCTAAAGTGTTCCAGGAAAAGGATGCACCCCCAGTGAAGAAGAAACCTGACGAATGTGAAGTCACAG GAAACACTTTTAATGGTGTCACAGTGTACATCCTGCCTGCTGGAATAGGAAATGCCAGATGCCATATCTTTCAAAGACAAATTCAGCAGAatggaggacagacagagagttcACTGTGTCCCACTGTCACTCATGTTGTTGTGGATGACAACATGGACAGCGACAGGGCTCTGCGTTTACTGAAAGTGGATTGTATGCCCTCTGGAGTCCATCTGGTGAAATGCATGTGGTTGAGTTTGTGCATCAGTGAGAAACAACTGCTGGATGTTGACAGCTACAGTCTTCTTTTACCCAAGAG GGAATCTGAAACACAGCATGAAAACATTAAAGAGGAGTTGCTGAGTGTCAAGCCTGTTGTAGAAACTATTGTAGAGCCTCTGCCTGATCAAACCAAGCAAGACGAGACCATAGACACG ACATTCCAAGACACCAAAGAGGAAGTGCAAGGAGATGAAGATGGGGTCTCTCAGAATGACCTGGAAGCTCTCATCACTGGCCAGCACCCCAAAGAGCAGACTCCAGGCCCCAGCCTCGACCCCGGTTCAGACGCCGCTGCTCAGAAGGTGGTCTCAGGGAGGTGGGTCTGTGCCCAGTCCTCTCAGTCCAAAAGTAACAActtcaacaaacacatcacagacaAACTGGAAGTGCTGGCCAAGGCCTACACACACCAGGGGGACAAGTGGAGGGCGCTGGGCTACTCCAAAGCTGTCAACGCGCTGAAGAGTTACCACAAGCCTGTTACCTCATATCAG GAGGCTTGTCTGATCCCGGGAATTGGAAAACGCATGGCCGACAAAATTGATGAGATCATGGAGAGCGGTCACCTGCGGAAGCTAGATCACATCGGGGAGGCTGTGCCAGTGTTGGAGCTTTTTACTAACATCTGGGGTGCAGGAGCGAAAACTGCACAGCTGTGGTACCAACAG GGATTCCGCACACTGGAGGACATCCGCACAAAAGCCCACCTGACCAGCACTCAGAAAATAGGACTCAAGCACTACGACGACTTTCTGGATCGCATGCCcagagaagaagcagcagcCATAGAGAAAGTG CTGAAGGACGTGGCCCATGCCATAGACCCAGGCCTGGTGGCGATGGCATGTGGCTCCTACCGTCGGGGAAAGGCCACATGTGGAGATGTTGATGTACTTATATCTCATCCTGATGGCAAATCCCACAAGGGGGTTTTCAGCAAGGTGTTACAGATCCTCCATGACAGTG GCTTTTTAACAGACGACCTGGTGAGCCACGAGGAGAATGGCGAGCAGAAGAAATACTTGGGTGTGTGCCGTTTGCCGGGACCTGGCCACCGCCATCGCCGGCTGGACATCATTGTTGTGCCCTACAATGAGTTTGCCTGTGCCATCATGTATTTCACCGGGTCGGCACACTTCAACCGTTCAATGAGAGCCCTGGCAAAGACAAAACACATGAGCTTATCGGAGCACTCGCTGAACAAAGATGTGGTGCGACAGGGTAGCGTGAAGGTGCACGGCGGCACTCCCTTACCTACACTGACAGAAAAAGATGTGTTTAGTCTTATAGGCATACCGTACAGGGAGCCTCATGAAAGGGACTGGTGA
- the dpcd gene encoding protein DPCD isoform X2, which produces MAVQSWIDILKSSKKTALIHDGKRKIHYLFTDGKEMAEEYDLQTDELIVRKWRNKSTLGAKGQWQVEVGEPIAGPVTSLDSDVIKENCSNPVFMRKDTKSSFQWRIRNLPYPKDVFSVSAEPSERCIIIKTSNKKYYKKFSVADLDRSQLPLDNSALSFTHANNTLIYKKPKEILTLEQELLKELKKLKGTSEGDVDCKTQ; this is translated from the exons atggctgtgcaaagCTGGATTGATATCCTGAAATCGTCCAAGAAAACAGCTTTGATACACGATG GAAAAAGGAAGATCCACTACCTCTTTACAGATGGAAAAGAAATGGCAGAGGAGTATGACTTACAAACAGATGAGCTCATCG TACGAAAGTGGCGTAATAAAAGCACACTTGGAGCAAAGGGCCAATGGCAGGTAGAAGTTGGGGAGCCAATTGCAGGCCCTGTCACTTCTTTGGATTCGGATGTGATCAAGGAGAACTGCTCCAAT CCTGTATTCATGCGTAAAGACACAAAGTCCAGCTTCCAGTGGCGAATCCGCAACCTCCCCTACCCCAAAGACGTCTTCAGCGTTTCTGCGGAGCCGTCTGAGAGATGCATCATCATAAAAACCTCCAACAAAAA GTATTATAAGAAGTTCAGTGTTGCTGATTTAGATCGCAGTCAGCTGCCATTGGACAACTCCGCCCTCAGCTTCACTCACGCCAATAACACTTTAATT TACAAGAAACCTAAGGAGATCTTAACCCTTGAACAGGAGCTACTGAAGGAGCTGAAGAAACTGAAGGGGACCAGCGAAGGGGACGTCGACTGCAAGACTCAGTGA
- the dpcd gene encoding protein DPCD isoform X1, producing MAVQSWIDILKSSKKTALIHDGKRKIHYLFTDGKEMAEEYDLQTDELIVRKWRNKSTLGAKGQWQVEVGEPIAGPVTSLDSDVIKENCSNPVFMRKDTKSSFQWRIRNLPYPKDVFSVSAEPSERCIIIKTSNKKYYKKFSVADLDRSQLPLDNSALSFTHANNTLIVSYKKPKEILTLEQELLKELKKLKGTSEGDVDCKTQ from the exons atggctgtgcaaagCTGGATTGATATCCTGAAATCGTCCAAGAAAACAGCTTTGATACACGATG GAAAAAGGAAGATCCACTACCTCTTTACAGATGGAAAAGAAATGGCAGAGGAGTATGACTTACAAACAGATGAGCTCATCG TACGAAAGTGGCGTAATAAAAGCACACTTGGAGCAAAGGGCCAATGGCAGGTAGAAGTTGGGGAGCCAATTGCAGGCCCTGTCACTTCTTTGGATTCGGATGTGATCAAGGAGAACTGCTCCAAT CCTGTATTCATGCGTAAAGACACAAAGTCCAGCTTCCAGTGGCGAATCCGCAACCTCCCCTACCCCAAAGACGTCTTCAGCGTTTCTGCGGAGCCGTCTGAGAGATGCATCATCATAAAAACCTCCAACAAAAA GTATTATAAGAAGTTCAGTGTTGCTGATTTAGATCGCAGTCAGCTGCCATTGGACAACTCCGCCCTCAGCTTCACTCACGCCAATAACACTTTAATTGTCAGT TACAAGAAACCTAAGGAGATCTTAACCCTTGAACAGGAGCTACTGAAGGAGCTGAAGAAACTGAAGGGGACCAGCGAAGGGGACGTCGACTGCAAGACTCAGTGA
- the fgf8b gene encoding fibroblast growth factor 8b — protein MKQYLNYYKMRLRTSRLGYLLLQFTALCFYAQNTVQSPPNFKHHVTEQSRLSDRMSRRLTRTYQLYSRTSGKHVQVLGNKRVNANGDDGAVHAKLEVETDSFGSRVRIKGVKTGYYICMNKRGKLIGKRKGRGKDCIFTEIVLENNYTALQNAKYEGWYMAFTRKGRPRKASKTKQHQREAHFMKRLPRGHLLSERRPFDVLPLRVPAHPLSKRTKHSHHQRPGGR, from the exons ATGAAGCAATATTTGAACTATTACAAGATGAGGCTGAGAACATCGAGGTTAGGTTATCT GTTACTTCAGTTCACGGCGCTTTGCTTTTACGCACAG AACACTGTGCAGTCCCCTCCGAATTTCAAGCACCATGTCACCGAGCAGAGCCGGCTGTCGGACCGGATGAGCCGCAGGTTGACTCGGACCTACCAGCTGTACAGCCGCACCAGCGGGAAACACGTCCAGGTCCTCGGCAACAAGCGGGTGAACGCCAACGGAGACGACGGAGCCGTGCACG CTAAACTGGAGGTGGAGACGGACTCTTTTGGAAGTCGTGTCCGCATTAAAGGGGTGAAGACAGGATACTACATATGTATGAACAAGAGGGGGAAGCTGATCGGCAAG CGGAAAGGACGAGGCAAAGACTGCATCTTCACTGAGATTGTTCTGGAAAACAACTACACGGCACTGCAGAACGCCAAGTACGAGGGCTGGTACATGGCTTTCACACGCAAGGGCCGTCCGAGGAAGGCCTCCAAGACCAAGCAGCACCAGAGAGAGGCCCACTTCATGAAGCGTCTACCCAGGGGGCACTTGCTGAGTGAGAGGAGACCGTTTGATGTCCTTCCTCTGCGTGTCCCCGCACACCCTTTGAGCAAGCGGACTAAACATTCCCATCACCAGCGCCCAGGGGGCCGCTAA